One window of Stenotrophomonas indicatrix genomic DNA carries:
- a CDS encoding metalloregulator ArsR/SmtB family transcription factor gives MPSITTDSAAMAAHAAQAAGLLKSLAHPARLRVLCRLVEGEAPVPELQAVTGLSASALSQHLAVLRTLDVVATRRQAQTLHYRLLEGPALGVLQALHAAYCAPQR, from the coding sequence ATGCCCAGCATCACCACCGACAGTGCCGCGATGGCCGCGCATGCCGCACAGGCGGCGGGCCTGTTGAAATCGCTGGCTCACCCTGCGCGGCTGCGTGTGTTGTGTCGCCTGGTGGAAGGCGAAGCACCGGTGCCAGAACTGCAGGCCGTGACTGGCCTGAGCGCATCGGCGCTGTCACAGCATCTGGCCGTGCTGCGCACTCTGGATGTGGTGGCAACGCGGCGGCAGGCACAGACACTGCACTATCGGCTGCTGGAAGGCCCTGCGCTGGGCGTATTGCAGGCATTGCACGCGGCGTACTGCGCACCGCAGCGCTAG
- a CDS encoding YeeE/YedE family protein, which translates to MNLPWAAIAGGGLIGTSAVVLLATLGRVAGISGITAGAVAAPRGDRGWRWAFLLGLMVAAAAVLSWQAGAGQPPRALLRDALPAWQLIAAGVLVGVGTRLGNGCTSGHGVCGLARGSRRSLVAVLVFMACAMLTTFLVRHGGGLA; encoded by the coding sequence ATGAACCTGCCATGGGCGGCCATTGCAGGCGGCGGCCTGATCGGTACGTCGGCAGTGGTGCTACTGGCCACGCTCGGTCGGGTGGCCGGCATCAGCGGCATCACTGCAGGCGCCGTGGCCGCGCCGCGCGGTGATCGTGGTTGGCGCTGGGCCTTCCTGCTCGGACTGATGGTGGCTGCGGCGGCGGTACTGAGCTGGCAGGCGGGCGCGGGACAACCACCACGCGCCTTGCTGCGTGACGCCCTGCCGGCCTGGCAATTGATCGCTGCCGGTGTGCTGGTGGGCGTCGGTACGCGACTGGGCAACGGCTGCACCAGCGGCCACGGTGTCTGTGGCCTCGCCCGTGGATCGCGGCGATCGCTGGTGGCGGTGCTGGTGTTCATGGCCTGCGCGATGCTCACTACGTTCCTGGTACGCCACGGCGGAGGCCTGGCATGA
- a CDS encoding DUF6691 family protein, which translates to MSRSVWSAGAAGGLFGAGLALAGMTDPRCVLGFLDVAGDFDPTLAWVLASALLVSALGQFWLRRWQRPCCAERFQLPAAQAVDARLLLGAAVFGIGWGWVGYCPGPALAAFAVGAREALWFVPAMAAGFWLHDRWLR; encoded by the coding sequence ATGAGCCGCAGCGTTTGGTCCGCAGGCGCGGCCGGTGGCCTGTTTGGTGCCGGCCTCGCGCTGGCCGGCATGACCGACCCGCGTTGCGTGCTCGGTTTCCTCGATGTGGCTGGCGACTTCGATCCCACGCTGGCCTGGGTGCTGGCGTCGGCGCTGCTGGTCAGTGCACTGGGTCAGTTCTGGCTGCGGCGGTGGCAACGCCCATGCTGCGCCGAGCGCTTCCAGCTGCCGGCAGCGCAGGCTGTCGACGCGCGCTTGCTGTTGGGCGCTGCAGTGTTCGGCATCGGCTGGGGCTGGGTCGGCTATTGCCCAGGACCCGCGCTGGCCGCGTTTGCGGTGGGCGCGCGCGAAGCCTTGTGGTTCGTGCCCGCAATGGCGGCCGGTTTCTGGCTGCATGATCGCTGGCTGCGTTGA
- the thrA gene encoding bifunctional aspartate kinase/homoserine dehydrogenase I → MSSTVPAHSPAASALAAPSTVVHKFGGTSVADAERYRHVAGLLLARPESLQVSVVSAMKGVTDALIELAHLAAQGDAGWQEAWHALRARHRGAAVALLGEQVGDTVDWIDARFDQLAEVLAALAVIGELPREVLDRVQGLGEVFSAQLLGTHLRALGEDCAVLDARDVLVVGHGELGVDVDWDASAGRLAAWRLQHPQLRVVATGFVARDRQDRVTTLGRNGSDYSGAIFAALFNADELHIWTDVDGVLSADPRLVPEAVQLHALSYDEACELAYFGAKVVHPQTMSPAIRLGLPIFIRNTFHPGHPGTRISAERSPRGPVKGLTLSEDLALLNLEGTGLIGVPGTAERVFAALRQALVSVVMISQGSSEHSICCVVRAGEAARGRDAVVQAFSHELAAGQVQRVQVSEGVSVLAAVGDGMAGQPGVAARLFESLGRAQVNILAIAQGSSERNISVAVASADATRALRAAHAGFWLSPQTFAVGVIGPGNVGAALLDQLLAARPQLLAKANIDLRLRALASRSRMRLEADGLHEDWRQALQDAGQASDLDHFTEHLLAAHLPHAVVIDCSGSAEVAERYEGWLAAGIHVVTPNKQAGAGPLARYQRIRAAAAASGARFRYEATVGAGLPVITTLRDLVDTGDEVLAIEGIFSGTLAWLFNRFDGSQPFSALVAQARSMGYTEPDPRDDLSGVDVARKLVILAREAGHALSLEQVQVESLVPAPLREGSVDDFMARLGASDEALLARLHEARERGAVLRYVARLGPDGASVGLQELPADHAFANLRLTDNVVQFRTRRYCDNPLVVQGPGAGPEVTAAGVFADLLRVAAGEGARL, encoded by the coding sequence ATGTCTTCCACCGTTCCCGCCCATTCCCCCGCTGCGTCCGCGCTGGCCGCGCCGTCCACTGTCGTGCACAAGTTCGGCGGTACCTCGGTGGCCGACGCAGAGCGCTATCGCCATGTTGCCGGCCTGCTGCTGGCCCGCCCCGAGTCGTTGCAGGTCAGTGTGGTCTCGGCCATGAAGGGCGTTACCGATGCGCTGATCGAACTGGCGCACCTGGCAGCCCAGGGCGATGCCGGCTGGCAGGAAGCCTGGCATGCACTGCGCGCGCGCCATCGCGGTGCCGCGGTAGCGCTGTTGGGTGAGCAGGTGGGCGACACCGTGGACTGGATCGACGCGCGCTTCGATCAGCTGGCCGAGGTGCTGGCTGCTCTGGCGGTGATCGGTGAACTGCCGCGCGAAGTGCTCGACCGAGTGCAGGGCCTGGGCGAAGTGTTCTCCGCGCAGTTGCTCGGCACCCATTTGCGCGCGCTGGGTGAGGACTGCGCGGTGCTGGATGCACGCGATGTGCTGGTGGTCGGCCACGGCGAACTGGGCGTGGATGTCGACTGGGATGCCAGTGCTGGCCGCCTTGCCGCGTGGCGGCTGCAGCACCCGCAGCTGCGCGTGGTCGCTACCGGGTTCGTCGCCCGTGACCGCCAGGATCGCGTCACCACGCTGGGCCGCAACGGCAGCGACTATTCCGGTGCGATCTTCGCCGCGCTGTTCAATGCCGATGAGTTGCATATCTGGACCGACGTCGACGGCGTGCTGTCGGCCGACCCGCGGCTGGTGCCGGAGGCTGTGCAGCTGCACGCGCTGAGCTACGACGAGGCCTGCGAACTGGCGTACTTCGGGGCCAAGGTGGTGCATCCGCAGACCATGTCCCCGGCAATCCGGCTGGGTCTGCCGATCTTCATCCGCAATACGTTCCACCCCGGCCATCCGGGTACCCGCATCAGTGCCGAGCGCTCGCCACGTGGTCCGGTAAAGGGGCTGACGCTGAGTGAGGATCTGGCCCTGCTGAATCTGGAAGGCACCGGTCTGATCGGCGTGCCGGGTACCGCCGAACGCGTGTTCGCCGCGCTGCGTCAGGCGCTGGTCTCGGTAGTGATGATCTCGCAGGGATCTTCCGAACATTCGATCTGCTGCGTTGTCCGTGCAGGTGAAGCGGCGCGTGGTCGCGATGCCGTGGTGCAGGCGTTCTCGCACGAGCTGGCTGCCGGCCAGGTGCAGCGCGTGCAGGTCAGCGAGGGGGTCAGCGTACTGGCCGCCGTCGGCGATGGCATGGCGGGCCAGCCTGGCGTGGCTGCACGGCTGTTCGAATCGCTGGGTCGCGCGCAGGTGAACATCCTGGCGATTGCGCAGGGGTCGTCCGAGCGCAACATCTCGGTGGCGGTGGCAAGCGCCGATGCCACCCGTGCGCTGCGTGCCGCGCATGCGGGGTTCTGGCTGTCGCCACAGACGTTCGCGGTGGGTGTGATCGGTCCGGGCAATGTCGGCGCCGCGCTGCTGGACCAGTTGCTGGCAGCGCGCCCGCAGCTGCTGGCCAAGGCCAACATCGATCTGCGCCTGCGCGCGCTTGCGTCACGCTCGCGCATGCGCCTGGAGGCCGATGGGCTGCATGAAGACTGGCGCCAGGCGTTGCAGGACGCCGGCCAGGCCAGCGATCTGGACCACTTCACCGAACACCTGCTGGCCGCACATCTGCCGCATGCGGTGGTGATCGACTGCAGTGGCAGCGCCGAGGTTGCCGAGCGCTATGAAGGCTGGCTGGCGGCAGGCATCCATGTAGTGACCCCGAACAAGCAGGCCGGTGCCGGGCCGCTCGCACGCTACCAGCGCATCCGCGCGGCGGCCGCCGCCAGTGGCGCGCGCTTCCGCTACGAGGCCACGGTGGGTGCTGGCCTGCCGGTGATCACCACGCTGCGTGACCTGGTGGATACCGGTGACGAAGTGCTGGCGATCGAAGGTATTTTCTCCGGCACGCTGGCCTGGCTGTTCAATCGTTTTGATGGCAGCCAGCCGTTTTCGGCGTTGGTCGCGCAGGCGCGTTCGATGGGCTACACCGAGCCGGATCCGCGCGATGACCTGTCCGGTGTGGATGTCGCGCGAAAGCTGGTGATCCTCGCCCGCGAGGCCGGACACGCGCTGAGCCTGGAGCAGGTGCAGGTCGAGAGCCTGGTGCCAGCGCCGTTGCGCGAGGGAAGCGTGGATGACTTCATGGCCCGCCTGGGCGCATCCGATGAGGCGCTGCTGGCGCGGTTGCACGAGGCCCGTGAGCGTGGTGCAGTGTTGCGCTACGTCGCGCGGCTGGGGCCGGACGGTGCCTCGGTTGGCCTGCAGGAGCTGCCGGCCGACCACGCGTTCGCCAACCTGCGGTTGACCGACAACGTGGTGCAGTTCCGTACGCGCCGCTACTGCGACAACCCGCTGGTGGTGCAGGGCCCGGGTGCGGGCCCGGAAGTCACCGCTGCCGGTGTGTTCGCTGATCTGCTGCGGGTGGCGGCCGGCGAAGGGGCGCGCTTGTGA
- a CDS encoding BLUF domain-containing protein: MPLRAIAYVSQARPDLSAERLQTLVEDAARFNKMAGVTGVLLHDGERFLQYIEGPPDGIDSVYERILQAGSHVDIVELARGRVGQRQFPYWAMRVLPVDAALLRQLSAGDWSGFARTVRGDSGRPTAVDLLTEVVRPALSAG, from the coding sequence ATGCCACTGCGTGCCATCGCCTATGTCAGCCAGGCCAGGCCGGATCTGTCTGCCGAACGTCTGCAGACGCTGGTCGAGGATGCCGCGCGCTTCAACAAGATGGCAGGGGTGACGGGTGTGCTGCTGCATGACGGCGAGCGCTTCCTGCAGTATATCGAAGGCCCACCCGATGGCATCGATTCGGTGTATGAGCGCATCCTGCAGGCCGGCAGCCATGTCGACATCGTCGAACTGGCGCGCGGCCGGGTAGGCCAGCGTCAGTTTCCGTACTGGGCGATGCGCGTGTTGCCGGTGGACGCTGCGCTGCTGCGCCAGCTTTCCGCAGGTGACTGGTCGGGGTTCGCGCGCACCGTGCGTGGCGACAGTGGGCGGCCGACCGCGGTGGATCTGTTGACCGAGGTCGTGCGGCCGGCGCTCAGCGCGGGCTGA
- a CDS encoding DMT family transporter — MRNNPIALGIANGIAAGALWGVVFLAPAVLNTFNALQLSAGRYLVYGLIAVVLLLPRWKRLAPQLGRAEWIGLLWLSLAGNLVYFLLLATAVQWAGGAAASLIVGLIPVVVTLVGVREQGAVPLKQLLPALGLCVAGVAMVGWEALMSEHLGTPWRQRLIGLLCAFGALFSWALYSIGNSRWLARRPDLSSHDWSLLTGVTTGGLSLLLVPMAFIGHAGTHTAAQWSGFWAISAGVAVVASILGNAFWNRASRLLPLTLTGQMIVFETLFALLYAFAWQRRWPSLLELLAIVLLVGGVLLCAHAHRTPRAITEHVG; from the coding sequence ATGCGCAACAACCCGATTGCTCTGGGCATCGCCAATGGCATCGCCGCCGGTGCGCTGTGGGGCGTGGTCTTCCTCGCGCCCGCCGTGTTGAACACCTTCAATGCCCTGCAGCTTTCCGCTGGCCGCTATCTGGTCTATGGCCTGATCGCCGTGGTTCTGCTGCTGCCGCGCTGGAAGCGCTTGGCGCCGCAGCTCGGCCGTGCCGAATGGATCGGCCTGTTGTGGCTGAGCCTGGCCGGCAACCTGGTGTACTTCCTGCTGTTGGCCACGGCGGTGCAGTGGGCCGGTGGCGCCGCTGCTTCGTTGATTGTCGGCCTGATTCCGGTCGTGGTCACCTTGGTGGGCGTGCGCGAGCAGGGCGCGGTGCCGTTGAAGCAACTGCTGCCGGCGCTGGGGTTGTGCGTGGCCGGGGTGGCGATGGTCGGCTGGGAAGCGCTGATGTCCGAACACCTGGGCACGCCCTGGCGGCAACGCCTGATCGGTCTGCTGTGCGCGTTCGGTGCGTTGTTTTCGTGGGCGCTGTACTCCATCGGCAACAGCCGCTGGTTGGCGCGACGGCCTGATCTTTCCAGCCATGACTGGTCGCTGCTGACCGGCGTCACTACCGGCGGCTTGTCATTGCTGCTGGTGCCGATGGCGTTCATCGGACACGCCGGGACTCATACGGCCGCGCAATGGAGTGGGTTCTGGGCCATCAGCGCGGGCGTTGCGGTGGTTGCTTCGATCCTCGGCAACGCGTTCTGGAACCGCGCCAGTCGCCTGCTGCCGCTGACCCTGACCGGGCAGATGATCGTGTTCGAAACCCTGTTCGCGCTTCTCTATGCCTTCGCCTGGCAGCGACGTTGGCCAAGCCTGCTGGAACTGCTGGCGATCGTGCTGCTGGTCGGCGGCGTGCTGTTGTGCGCGCATGCACACCGCACGCCCCGCGCGATCACCGAACATGTCGGCTGA
- a CDS encoding chemotaxis protein CheB gives MVAMSRPEVVVIGASAGGVAALQTVLGALPATLPVPVLVVLHLPRDRSSRIAEVLTPFCTLTLREAEDKQPLQAGTVTFAPPDYHLLVEDAQAIALSMDEPVLFSRPAIDPLFESAAAVFGTRVLAILLTGASSDGSDGVAAVRAAGGQAWLQCPEEAEASMMPASALQHAGADAVLPLELMCRRLKELFA, from the coding sequence ATGGTGGCGATGTCCCGCCCTGAGGTCGTGGTGATCGGCGCATCGGCCGGTGGCGTGGCCGCCCTGCAGACCGTGCTGGGTGCGTTGCCGGCCACCCTGCCGGTGCCGGTACTGGTCGTGCTGCATCTGCCACGCGACCGTTCCAGCCGCATCGCCGAGGTGTTGACGCCGTTCTGCACGCTGACCCTGCGCGAAGCGGAGGACAAGCAGCCCCTGCAGGCTGGAACGGTGACGTTCGCGCCGCCGGACTACCACCTGCTGGTGGAGGACGCGCAGGCCATCGCACTGTCGATGGACGAACCGGTGCTGTTCTCGCGGCCGGCCATCGATCCGCTGTTCGAATCGGCCGCAGCCGTGTTCGGCACGCGCGTGCTGGCGATCCTGCTGACCGGTGCCAGCAGCGATGGCAGTGATGGCGTGGCCGCGGTGCGCGCCGCTGGCGGCCAGGCCTGGCTGCAATGCCCCGAGGAGGCCGAGGCATCGATGATGCCGGCCTCCGCCCTGCAGCACGCCGGCGCCGACGCCGTGCTGCCCCTTGAACTGATGTGTCGCCGCCTGAAGGAGTTGTTTGCATGA
- a CDS encoding helix-turn-helix domain-containing protein: MGAIFHLRHYGQATGLDRHDYAQWVLPLQGELQFEMEGRGGRLDLLQGAFVAAGEAHDQMADGPNGFVIVDCGPGVLDDATQEHLCRQRWLHFPLSLRQRLAQVQTGRPVPALLPELLRMFAPAGSGARLQGLCAAVEAMPGQGWSVARMAVFVGISESRLHAVFRREFGLSPQAWLSASRLRWAKHQLRVSPASISDIALAAGYSEQSALTRALRRECGQTPAAWRRGTPDVTQANRQ, translated from the coding sequence ATGGGCGCGATCTTCCATCTACGGCACTACGGTCAGGCCACCGGCCTGGATCGCCACGACTACGCGCAGTGGGTATTGCCCCTGCAGGGTGAGCTGCAGTTCGAGATGGAGGGCAGGGGTGGGCGTCTTGACCTGTTGCAGGGCGCCTTCGTGGCTGCCGGCGAGGCGCACGACCAGATGGCCGATGGCCCTAACGGTTTCGTGATTGTCGACTGCGGACCGGGTGTGCTTGATGACGCGACCCAGGAGCACCTGTGCCGGCAACGCTGGCTGCATTTCCCGCTGTCGCTGCGGCAGCGGCTTGCCCAGGTGCAGACGGGTCGGCCTGTGCCAGCGCTGCTGCCGGAACTGCTGCGGATGTTCGCGCCTGCGGGTAGTGGTGCGCGCCTGCAAGGCCTGTGCGCTGCCGTCGAGGCGATGCCGGGGCAGGGGTGGTCGGTCGCGCGCATGGCCGTCTTCGTCGGCATCAGCGAAAGCCGTCTGCATGCGGTGTTCCGGCGCGAGTTCGGGTTAAGCCCGCAGGCTTGGCTCAGTGCCAGCCGCCTGCGCTGGGCCAAGCACCAGTTGCGGGTCAGCCCGGCTTCAATCAGTGACATCGCACTGGCCGCAGGCTATTCCGAACAGAGTGCACTGACCCGTGCGCTGCGCCGCGAATGCGGGCAGACGCCGGCAGCATGGCGGCGCGGGACGCCCGACGTTACGCAGGCGAACCGGCAGTAG
- a CDS encoding homoserine kinase — translation MIARAFAPASVANVAVGFDILGHAIAGIGDTVSVRRIDEPRVRIDAIRGSAVELPLEAAGNTAGAALIALRAALGLGFGFAIEIDKGIPFGSGMGGSAASCVAALVAANALLDVPLSREALYPFAVDGEAVASGGRHGDNVGPLLLGGVALCTADRLVPVPVPASWHSLLVHPHAVLETRRARQALQGSYALGEFVAQSANLALVLSGCHRSDASLVRAGLRDVLVEPRRAGLIVGFGAARDAALAAGAMGAGISGAGPSVFAWFEDADQARAAAQPVRAAFAAAGFNSDAWISPLDAPGARLC, via the coding sequence GTGATCGCACGCGCCTTCGCGCCCGCGTCGGTGGCCAACGTGGCCGTGGGCTTCGACATCCTGGGCCACGCCATCGCCGGTATCGGCGATACGGTGAGCGTGCGCCGCATCGACGAACCACGGGTGCGCATCGACGCCATCCGCGGCAGTGCGGTGGAGCTGCCGCTGGAAGCCGCCGGCAACACCGCTGGCGCGGCGCTGATCGCGCTGCGGGCGGCGCTGGGGCTGGGCTTCGGCTTCGCCATCGAGATCGACAAGGGCATTCCCTTCGGCTCCGGCATGGGCGGATCGGCGGCCTCCTGCGTGGCCGCACTGGTGGCGGCCAATGCACTGTTGGACGTACCGCTGTCGCGTGAGGCGCTGTATCCGTTCGCAGTGGATGGCGAAGCGGTGGCCAGCGGTGGCCGCCATGGCGACAACGTCGGCCCGCTGCTGTTGGGAGGTGTGGCGTTGTGCACGGCCGATCGTCTGGTGCCGGTTCCGGTGCCGGCCAGCTGGCACAGCCTGCTGGTACATCCACATGCGGTGCTGGAAACCCGGCGTGCGCGGCAGGCGCTGCAGGGCAGCTATGCATTGGGCGAATTCGTTGCGCAGAGCGCCAACCTGGCGCTGGTATTGAGTGGATGCCATCGCAGCGATGCATCGCTGGTGCGCGCCGGCCTGCGTGACGTGCTGGTCGAACCGCGGCGGGCGGGCCTGATCGTTGGCTTCGGTGCGGCGCGTGATGCCGCACTGGCTGCAGGCGCGATGGGCGCAGGCATTTCCGGCGCCGGGCCCAGTGTATTTGCCTGGTTCGAAGATGCAGACCAGGCGCGCGCGGCAGCGCAGCCGGTGCGTGCGGCCTTCGCCGCTGCCGGCTTCAACAGTGATGCCTGGATCTCGCCGTTGGATGCACCCGGAGCCCGCCTGTGCTGA
- a CDS encoding linear amide C-N hydrolase produces MARMKWKGSALLAAALATAAMPAMACTRAVYLGDNGDVITARSMDWKVDVATNLYVLPRGIARTGKAGPGSIAWTARYGSVVATGYDISTTDGMNEKGLVANLLWLVESEYPAQRSGKPGLSISLWAQYVLDNFATVEEAVTALQREPYSIVTDKVPGEDRQATLHLSLSDATGDSAIVEYIGGRQVIHHDRRYQVMTNSPIFDQQLALNSYWQQIGGTVMLPGTNRSADRFARASFYINAIPKAEDPVEALASVFSVIRNVSVPFGITTPGEPNISSTRWRTVADHKRRLYFFESALTPNTFWVDLTKVDFGGKVLKLDLGRDQRNTFAGDALQHFVPSAPFTFLGVEG; encoded by the coding sequence ATGGCACGGATGAAATGGAAAGGCAGCGCGTTGCTGGCGGCGGCACTGGCGACGGCGGCAATGCCGGCGATGGCCTGCACGCGCGCGGTGTATCTGGGCGACAACGGTGATGTCATCACCGCCCGCTCGATGGACTGGAAAGTGGACGTGGCCACCAATCTCTACGTGTTGCCGCGTGGTATTGCGCGCACCGGAAAGGCGGGGCCGGGGTCGATCGCCTGGACTGCGCGCTACGGCAGCGTGGTGGCCACCGGCTATGACATTTCCACCACCGACGGCATGAACGAGAAGGGCCTGGTCGCCAACCTGCTGTGGCTGGTCGAGTCGGAATATCCGGCCCAGCGCAGCGGCAAGCCCGGCCTGTCGATCTCGTTGTGGGCGCAGTACGTGCTGGATAATTTCGCGACGGTGGAGGAGGCGGTGACCGCCCTGCAGCGCGAGCCGTATTCGATCGTGACCGACAAGGTGCCTGGCGAGGACCGTCAGGCGACGCTGCACCTGTCGCTGTCCGATGCCACGGGTGACAGCGCGATCGTCGAGTACATCGGCGGACGCCAGGTGATCCACCACGATCGCCGCTACCAGGTGATGACCAATTCGCCGATCTTCGACCAGCAGTTGGCATTGAACAGCTACTGGCAGCAGATCGGTGGCACGGTGATGCTGCCGGGCACCAACCGTTCGGCCGACCGCTTCGCGCGCGCGTCGTTCTACATCAACGCGATTCCGAAAGCGGAAGATCCGGTGGAGGCGCTGGCCAGTGTGTTCAGCGTGATCCGCAACGTGTCGGTACCGTTCGGCATCACCACGCCGGGCGAGCCAAACATCTCATCCACCCGCTGGCGCACGGTGGCCGACCACAAGCGACGCCTGTATTTCTTCGAGTCGGCACTGACACCGAACACCTTCTGGGTTGACCTGACCAAGGTCGATTTCGGCGGCAAGGTGCTCAAGCTCGATCTCGGCCGTGACCAGCGCAATACCTTCGCCGGCGATGCGCTGCAGCACTTCGTGCCCAGCGCGCCGTTTACCTTCCTCGGCGTGGAGGGTTAG
- a CDS encoding response regulator: protein MNLLPPDPAQSQAPVNLLIVDDVPQNLVAMQALLRREGVNLLLADSGAQALELLLEHEVALALLDVHMPEIDGFMLAELMRGSQRSRDVPIIFLTASPDDPLRVFKGYETGAVDFLHKPVAPQVILSKVNVFIELYQQRQLLKARNEALERALKLNETMAAVLTHDLRTPLSAILLCADKLSLELPADNAGAQQTLSYLEASTLRMARMVEQLLDFSRIRSGGLRLQTGACDLAEVTRAVLVEAGAGHRTDRIALDVRGDATLQGDMDRLGQVVANLVGNALTHGANAAVQVQVDGGDARVVALRVRNAGHVDEALLPRLFEPFKASFHQSNGLGLGLYIVDQFVRAHGGRLSARNDAGQVVFEAVLPRRSDGRSVVVS, encoded by the coding sequence ATGAACCTGCTGCCGCCGGACCCTGCCCAGTCGCAGGCGCCGGTCAACCTGCTGATCGTCGACGACGTGCCGCAGAACCTGGTGGCCATGCAGGCGCTGCTGCGCCGCGAGGGCGTCAACCTGTTGCTGGCCGACTCCGGCGCGCAGGCGCTGGAACTGCTGCTGGAGCATGAGGTGGCGTTGGCGCTGCTGGACGTGCACATGCCGGAAATCGATGGCTTCATGCTGGCCGAGCTGATGCGCGGCTCTCAGCGCAGCCGTGATGTGCCGATCATCTTCCTGACCGCCTCGCCGGATGATCCGCTGCGGGTGTTCAAGGGCTACGAGACTGGCGCGGTGGATTTCCTGCACAAGCCGGTTGCACCGCAGGTGATCCTCAGCAAGGTCAATGTGTTCATCGAGCTCTACCAGCAGCGGCAGCTGCTGAAGGCGCGCAACGAAGCACTGGAGCGCGCGTTGAAGCTCAACGAGACCATGGCGGCGGTGCTCACCCACGACCTGCGCACGCCGTTGTCGGCCATCCTGCTGTGTGCCGACAAGCTGTCGCTGGAACTGCCGGCCGACAATGCCGGCGCGCAGCAGACACTGAGCTACCTGGAAGCCAGCACACTGCGGATGGCGCGCATGGTCGAGCAGCTGCTGGACTTCTCGCGGATCCGCAGCGGTGGCCTGCGCCTGCAGACCGGTGCCTGCGACCTGGCCGAGGTGACGCGTGCGGTGCTGGTGGAGGCCGGTGCCGGTCATCGAACCGATCGGATTGCGCTGGATGTCCGTGGTGATGCGACCCTGCAGGGTGACATGGATCGCTTGGGGCAGGTGGTCGCCAACCTGGTCGGCAACGCACTCACCCATGGCGCCAACGCAGCGGTGCAGGTACAGGTGGATGGTGGAGATGCGCGCGTGGTTGCGCTGCGCGTACGCAACGCCGGCCATGTCGATGAAGCGTTGCTGCCGCGATTGTTCGAACCCTTCAAGGCCAGCTTCCATCAGAGCAACGGGCTCGGACTGGGCCTGTACATCGTTGACCAGTTCGTGCGTGCCCATGGTGGACGGTTGAGCGCGCGCAACGACGCGGGACAGGTGGTGTTCGAGGCAGTGCTGCCTCGTCGCAGCGATGGACGCAGCGTGGTCGTTTCCTGA
- a CDS encoding protein-glutamate O-methyltransferase CheR, whose product MNEQALFDLELKVLLEALYQRYHYDFRSYAVSSLRRRVSQAMQRYECERLSDLQHRLLHEPELFAQAMQFFTVQVSEMFRDPEYFRQLREQVVPVLRTYPSVKLWVAGCSTGEEVWSLVILLHEEGLLERSIVYATDINPAALATAEAGAYGIDRLAQFSRNYLAAGGTASLSDYYSTAYDGAVFERQLRRNVVFADHSLATDTVFSEVHLVSCRNVLIYFNRDLQDRAVGLFREALVHRGFLGLGSKESLQFGRHHDAFEACSREHRLYRKVA is encoded by the coding sequence ATGAACGAGCAGGCGCTGTTCGACCTGGAGCTGAAGGTACTGCTGGAAGCGCTGTACCAGCGCTACCACTACGACTTCCGCAGCTATGCGGTGTCCTCGCTGCGCCGTCGCGTCAGCCAGGCCATGCAGCGCTATGAGTGCGAGCGCCTGTCGGATCTGCAGCATCGGCTGCTGCACGAGCCGGAGCTGTTCGCCCAGGCCATGCAGTTCTTCACCGTGCAGGTCTCGGAGATGTTCCGTGACCCGGAGTATTTCCGGCAGTTGCGCGAACAGGTGGTACCGGTGCTGCGCACCTACCCTTCGGTGAAGCTGTGGGTGGCCGGCTGCAGTACCGGCGAGGAAGTGTGGTCGCTGGTGATCCTGCTGCACGAGGAAGGACTGCTTGAGCGCAGCATCGTCTACGCCACCGATATCAACCCCGCGGCACTGGCCACGGCCGAAGCCGGCGCCTACGGCATCGACCGCCTGGCGCAGTTCAGCCGCAACTACCTTGCCGCCGGTGGCACTGCTTCACTGTCGGATTATTACAGCACCGCCTACGACGGCGCGGTCTTCGAGCGCCAGTTGCGTCGCAACGTGGTGTTTGCCGACCACAGCCTGGCCACCGACACGGTGTTTTCGGAAGTGCACCTGGTGTCGTGCCGCAATGTGCTGATCTATTTCAACCGCGACCTGCAGGATCGGGCGGTAGGGCTGTTCCGCGAAGCCTTGGTGCATCGCGGCTTCCTCGGCCTGGGCAGCAAGGAATCGTTGCAGTTCGGCCGTCACCACGATGCGTTCGAAGCCTGTTCGCGGGAGCACCGCCTGTACCGGAAGGTGGCCTGA